Below is a window of Microbacterium saperdae DNA.
CAGACCCAGGTCTTTGAGCACCGCGTTGAAGATGCCGCGGTCGGCATCGAAGATGAAGGTCCAGACGTAGGTGCCGGTCACCGCGGGCATCGCCCAGGCGACCATGATGCAGCTCGACACGATGACCCGCCACACGCTGCCCAGACGGGCGAGCAGCAGGGCGACGAGCGTGCCGACGGCCACGGTGGCGAACACGGCGACGATCGCGAAGCCGACCGTGTTCGGCAGGACCACGGTCCACAGCGTCGGGTTGGTGAGCGCCTCCGCATAGTTCTGGAGACCGATCCAGTTGTTCTCACCGGTGTTGATCTCGCGGAGGCCGTAGTCCTGCAGCGAGAAGATGAACACCTGGATGAGAGGCCAGAGCATGAGCACCGCGAGGATGATCAGCCCGGGGGCGAGGAGGAGCCAGGGGCGGGCCGTGAGGAGGGAGAACCCTCGCCGCGATCGGCCGCCGGCCACGGAGGCGGGGGTGGACCCCGACTCCG
It encodes the following:
- a CDS encoding carbohydrate ABC transporter permease, producing MSMVQAPLPATESGSTPASVAGGRSRRGFSLLTARPWLLLAPGLIILAVLMLWPLIQVFIFSLQDYGLREINTGENNWIGLQNYAEALTNPTLWTVVLPNTVGFAIVAVFATVAVGTLVALLLARLGSVWRVIVSSCIMVAWAMPAVTGTYVWTFIFDADRGIFNAVLKDLGLMDASVNWFTNQWSFYAIVLLNVVHHGFPFVAITVLAGLLGVSKEMLEAAALDGAGAWTRFWKIIFPTLKPVFSVVIILSTIWDFKVFAQVYLMPGGNGGNRSVLNLGVWSYVESFGQNRYGFGAALAVILTLVLIGITIVYIRSLMKEDEL